The DNA segment TGTCTTTGTGCAGATTTACAGTTATGCCAAACTTGGCTCACAATATTTATCTTCATCTCACTCAATGCAAAAGGATGGAGTGGCAGCAGGAGATAAACTGCAGAATTGATGAATACCAGTGGGTAGAGAGAGCTCTACTACTCACAGTCAGCGAACTCAGTCATGTGCCTCTCCAAGTAAGTTCGTGCTGACTGTGAACGAGCACCAATGGACATTGCCTTGCAGTCAAAATAGTTTGCAGAGGGACAGGTCTGGAAAATGTGAGGGCCCATATCCTACAAAGAGAGAATAAAACCCCCACAGAATGttttacaaatatataaattcaTACCAACTCTGCTGCTAGAGCACGAAATTTTCTAAAAGAATTTTGCTTCATGGTACATCACACATATGTGTACATATGTGTGCAcagaaacatattttatatatactttGTATTGCTGATCACATCACTGTTCTTATGCAATTCCTTCAAAACTGCTGtttaaaaaaccacaacaacaataaaaaaaacccaaaaacctctttttttccacttttctcatTCCTAGCTTTTAGATGGGCAGGATGGCTGgcacaaaaaaattgtttctctgTTCTACAAATTGCGCTGTGCTTAAGTATGCTCCCTACTTCATGGCTTGCAGCAGGTATTTTAGACACACTCTCTTATCtacaaaaaaaagtaaaaacttgCTGTAGACTAAACCATGCCATCCAAAATTTCAGACAATATCAAAATTTCCTCCAACCATCCTCATGTCAACAATCCTGAGGACAGAGACTTTGTGTGTGCTGCATTAAGCAAAATGTTGTTGCTAAACAAGTGAGACAGAGGCCAGCAGTGATTTCCACATCCATTTTTTTACtggaagtttttaaaataatagtttGTAAGCATCCAAAATCaattgcaaaatatttacataaacaAATATCATCTTTGCACCTTGAAATAATCAGTAAGTGTAGGAAGGATTAGCTATTAATTAACACTTCTGAACTGCTTTAGggtaagaaaattatttccttatgCAGAGAATTTTGATGAGTCTGCCTCTTCCATCTTTCCCTCTCAACATCTATTTGTTACATCAAGTTTCCCTGAGCACATTTTCCTGCAGATCAGTAGCAGCCAGAGTAGCTTACTCACATCATAGCCTGCGATGAGCAGTCCTACTCCATAGGGCCTCCTGCCGTAGCGCTGAGTTGGAATCTGGGTTTCTTAAGAAAGCTAAGGAAACAATCTCAAAATTATATGATAATTACCTAAAAGTTTTCCTAAACCAAGCCAAGACGGACCAAAATGTATCCTTATGGGCTGTTCTCCAAAAGCATACACATACAGCGTGAACGAAGAATTGTCCAAAAAGCTTTTTCAACTTTTAAGCTGTGATAGATGAAAGTCACTTTATGAAGTGTATAAAAAAAGGATACTGCTTCCAATTAGTGACACTAGGCGAGAAACTGGAAGAGGTCTATCAAACACAAATCTAGAATCCAAACACTCTTGACGCATGAAATTGCTagagaacaaaaatatataaaaaaaaataaatcattcaaATCAGTGCATGCATCAAAGACACAATGAGGTTTTGTCTCAAGGTTTGTCTGTTAAGGTAAGCATTTTTGTTTCAACTCTGTTCATGAGAAAAAGGGTCAAAGGCTTTCCATGATTTCATTTCTACATGACCTATCATTGTTATTGAGAAAGTTGACCACAGGTTTGATAAAGTATAAACTGGGCATTTCAGCCATACAAATGCAAAGAAAGTAGAAGTTCATGCAGGGAACAGAAGGATCCTCTGGAGAAATGGCAAGGTTAAATGGTAACACTGCCTTGTGACACTGCAGCAATTAAAACATGTTTCAGAAATCCTATCCAGCCCTTCTGATCAAAGTTGCTAAAAGCAAGCCCCCCTGAAGCCCACACAAATAGCACTGTATGTGTTTAATAACTTTCTCAAATGTGTGTACACAGACGCAGCTGCCAGAGGAAAAGAAGCGATAGAGTTTCTCAGACTGCTTGGAAACCCTCTCACACTGAGAAAACCAGACAGGACTGTTTTACTTGTAACAAAACCAAAGAGCAAAATTTTAGGCCAAACAAATGAGATTCCTGCCAACTAGTTAAAAACTTGCCAGAATTTCATGCTGAGGTCCTTGGCATAATACAACATTAAGCTGCAACTCAAGACAAATCctcagcaaagcagaaaatgcCATTTGCAATAGTCTGAATGAACTTTCCCTCATTATTGCAGCACCGTGTATGTCAACAAGCAGGATACTCACCACAAGAGTCTTGCATCAGCAGTAAGTCCAGCAATGGAGATACCAATATGGTTGTCAACgtacaggatttttttctgatgagctgccagctcagactGTGCTCTCTGTGTATAAAAGGAGAAAGCTATGTGGCAAACTGAACAGTCTGCCAAGCACTGTGGAGAAATCTGCTAACATTTATAGCAAGAACTGAGTATGTtcatgaaacaataaaaaaaattgaatgtaTAAACTTGCAACAGGAGACAGGAAAAACCTATTTCCACTTCAGTTCTCtcagaacaaaagaaaagaacagattaaagttttgggaaaagaaaggaatagATTTACTGCTTAAtaacaaattaaaagaaaacaaaaaaaagaacacatctgttaaagggaaaaaaaaaccttctcttcATGTCCTTCACCATTTTGTGCAGACCTACTTTGCATAGGTACTGGAAGTATTTCAGTCCTCAAGCAAAGGGAATCTGCAATTGCATTTACATTTCATGTCTAAGTACAGACTGCACAAAACTAATTTGCCAAACCAAAACTTTTCTATGAAGATTATTGTCCCCACTGAGACCAGAGTTCAGCAGTTACCTTGAGAGCCACCAGGACAGCGTGTGTTTTTGACTTCAGCCCCACAGTAGCTGAGCCTTGTTTCACTGCCTCCATGGCATATTCTATCTGATGAATTCGGCCCTGCAAAACCAAGATGAAGGTTGTCAATCACCCTCTAGTTAATCCTCTGAATCAGcttccaattttgcattttcagaCCTTTGATGCCCCGCCCCAACAGGGACACTCACTGCACAACAGGTTAAATTAGCACATGATTCGAAGACAGACAGAACTTCCAGCTGAAGTTGGATACTTAACTTTTAATCACGTTTGCTGAAGAAATGAGTCTTACACAATTGTTGTGTCTCACCAGCCATTCCCCAATAACTTCTGAACAAGTTATTGGCCAACTGCAGTCAAGTCTGAAACAGCAGTAGAGGTCTCAAAGGAAATGAAGTCCCTACAAGTTCTGCAGAGGTGGCCAGGAGCTATAGTGTGCATGTAACAGAACCACTGAGGGTTTCCCCCATTTTCAGCACTCTGGCCCATGTCAGACAGCCAACACAGGCACTCCTATCCTGCAAGCATGGCACCATGGAGCTGCATCCCATCAGTTGGCAAGGAGGGGAACACAGCAAGTGTTATGGTGAATGTGCAAGGGATGATCTACAGGATACCACCTTCCCATAGgttgttggggatttttggcaCAAGGTTCTTTATTTAAGTCTACTAGAAAGACCCTAAGGTTGAATTTCATCCCCTGTTGTAACTGGAATTTCAGTAACATAAGATATTTCCTGCCCAAGAGCAGCACTGAATTGCTGTGACCTGTCCAACATGAATTTGTCAGCTGTCAGGAATGACATGCAAGACTATAAAAATGAGAAACCACTTTGAGTTTTTAAATCtcctatttccttttctttactaaaatattcaaaaaacaTCTCCCAGTAAAGTATGATTTGCTCCTGCATTAACAGGGCCAAAAACTATTATGGCATCACATGACTGCCTCACCTGCAAGAATGGATAGAGTAGCAGTTGCATCACAGCAGcaatttaaaatgtctttttttttagaaCAAACCCAACactattaatattttcaagGCAACTTAAAAAAACATAGAAATTTGTGCTGCTGATATTTTGCAGTATCTGCTAAAAATCTCAAGTGAACGTTATCGTTTTAAAAGTAACTTAAAGTaacagataaaacaaaaaaattaaagtttgtGATACAGAACCTGCCAGAGAAACACAATCATTAAGAAGACTGAAAACACCTCAAAGGCACCAACACCTTCAAAGGCACCTACACCTATCATGGCATTGAGTGAAAAAAAGGGATATATTCAAGGTTGTCTTcatggaaaatggaaaggagAGAACACTCTCTGTTGCACTGTATGGAAAATGAATCTCACATGCAATAGTGCTACATGATGAATAATTTCAGTAGCAATACAAACCCACAAACTAATGATACATTAGCTTTATACTAATACAACTTGCtacttgcattttaaataaaccTCAAGTTTTCCTGAATACATAAATGAGTCTTTTTCCAAGGCTCTGGTTTTCTGTAAGTATCCTGTCTTAAAATATCCATAGTGAGAGAAGAGGCAATATTAAACACCTCAGCTAACAGTGGCttttaaaattccaaaatatttaCTTTCAACACAGCCTGTGTAAGTTTAAGAACACACAATGTATATTTTCAGTAACAAAACACAGTATGAAGCTGATTCAGAAGTAGTAAAATTTCAAACTCAAATGTAAATCTCACTTGAACATCCCAATTATAAACTAAATAGTTCCTTTCCCACATTATCTAGCggacagaagagagaaagacCCAGTAATGGCCTAACTTTGGGGAGATTGAAACTGTTTCATGCTTTGTGTACCTTACCTACCAACTTATTATAGCTCTGTGAATGGATCACagagtcatggaatggtttgggttggaagggatctttacAAGATCATCTTGTCCAACCACCCAAAGATGACACCATCTCTTTTACACCTCACAGGTACATTTAGAAAGCAACTGCCTTAAGCACCTGGAAGGGACAAGGCCCAGGTAAGCAGCACTTAGGTTCATGCACCAGCAGACAGGGGTGTGCTGAGGGTTTTCTGGACAGCTACAGCCTACAAATGGAGAGGGGAGCAGCCTGCAGGAAGCTTCAGGTACCTAAGCACAACCTTGTGACTGTAATACCACTGCTGTGAGGTggagaaaacccaaaaagcaaGTTAAAACCCCAGTGAGCAAGTGTATAAAGGTTTTACCTGCGGGCTCCAAACCGTGACATCATTGTCATACTGGTTGCGAAACTGgaatgaacaaaataaaactcatTAGTATCCCTAATAAGCTAAGAGAGTGTTCCTGGAGGAAACCCTGGTtgttttcacagaatcccagcaCTACAGAATCAATAAGATTGGAAACATCTCTGACACATTGAGTCTAATCTGTGACTGAACAC comes from the Taeniopygia guttata chromosome 5, bTaeGut7.mat, whole genome shotgun sequence genome and includes:
- the LOC100190416 gene encoding putative proteasome alpha 1 subunit (The RefSeq protein has 2 substitutions compared to this genomic sequence) translates to MLSWWLSREHSLSWQLIRKKSCTLTTILVSPLLDLLPMQDSCAISCVKSVWILDLCLIDLFQFLA